The Terriglobales bacterium genomic sequence GTTCCCGAAACACCCAGTTCGCTTTAACGCAACTCTCAATGCCGGCAACAAAGCACCTTTCTGCCCTTTCGGGATCGCCCGCAAGGAGAAACGAGAGCTGATAAAGACCATGCAAATCTTCGTCAAAAGTTTTGAGGAAATCCTCGCAAGTCGCGTAGCGATTCGAACCGTCTCTGTCCGTTCCATTGTAGGACTGCTCAGTCATTTCTCCACCTCTCAAGAGCTCCATGGACGATTTCTAAGAGGACTGCATCGTCGAACGGTTTGGCCAAGAACTCCACTGCCCCCTCGCGCATCGCATGAATTCGCATCTTGGCGTCGCCATGCGCAGTGATGAAGATGATCGGTATTCGGCCTCGCTCCGCCTTAAGCTTCGCTTGCAGTTCAAGACCGGACATACCTGGCATGCGAACGTCGGCGATCAGGCACCCAGCCTCTTGGAGGGCATTGGAATGCAGGAATTGTTCCGCGGAGCCGAAGCAGAGCGTGTACAGGCCATCCGACTCGATCAGATCTTGCAGCGCACGCTGAAACGACTCGTCGTCGTCCACGATTGCTACGAGTCTTGAGGCTCGCCGGATACTCATCGGACGAAGGCTAGCGACATCGCGAAGCGCGCACAATCCGCACTTAGTCGTGACGAACTATTACTTAGGTGATAGACGACTAGAAGATAAAAAGCGGGGACTCAACCGGACCGGCTACAAACTCGCGAGGCTACTTACGTGGTGAGAGTTTTAATTTGTCGGCCATGCGTAGTAGCTCAACCACAGATTCCGCCCGCATCTTCCGCATGACGTGGCCTCGGTGGATTTTTACTGTACCCTCGCTTGCGCGGATTTCAGAGGCAATCTGCTTATTCAGCAGGCCGGTGACGACGAGAGTCATAACCTCACGCTCTCGCGCGGTCAATGACTGATATCGCTCTTGCAAATTGTGGATCTCGGCCTGCTGCTTTCGCGCGGCGATGTCACCCTGGAGAGCCTGCTGAATGGCGTCCAGCAGATCCTGGTCCCTGAAGGGTTTCGTCAAGAATTCCACCGCACCCGACTTCAACGCCCTGACCGACATGGGAATGTCGCCGTGAGCCGTAATAAAGATGATGGGAATCTGAACGCCAGTTTCGGCCAATTGGCGCTGGAAATCGAGTCCGCTCATTTGGGGCAATCTTACGTCCAGGATTAGGCAACTCGGTTCACTCGTGCGTTGGTTGTTAAGAAACTCCTGGCCCGTTGCGAAAGCTTGGGCGCGGAGGCCAACTGACTCTACGAGATCCTGGATCGCCTGACGCATGCCGCGGTCATCATCGATGATGAACACGGTGGGAACGGCCGCCGATTTCATGCATGAGCCTCAGCTTCGACGGGAAGAGTGAAATAAAAGGTCGCGCCAGGCCCCTGATTGGCAGTGGCCCAGATTCGTCCTCCGAGAGACTCTACGATCGAGCGGCTGATAGCCAACCCCATGCCCGTCCCCTGTGGCTTTGTCGTCTGAAACGCGTCAAAAATTCGTTCGGGATTTTCCGCCGGCAATCCTATTCCGGTGTCGCTGATCGAAATGAGTAGTTGCCTTTGGGGATTCGGTCGCGATCTAATCATCAATTCGCCACCCGTGTCTTTCATGGCCTCGATGGCGTTCAACATGAGGTTCATGAATACCTGTTGGAGTTGCACCCGGTCAGCCAGGATGTCAGGCACATCTTCGTCGAGTTCACAACGAATAATTACGGAGTGCCGAAGGGCTTCGTCCCCAAGCAGGACCGTCATTTCTCGAATGATCTCTTTGACGTCAACGATCTCGCGTTGAGGAGGGATGCCTTTCTTGTAGAAGGACCGCAAGCGGTTGATGACATCGGCGGCACGGTTTCCGTCCTGCTCGATTCTCGTTGCTGCTGCCCGCGCTCTTTCTAGGTCCGGGGGATCATGCGCAAGCCATCGCAAAAGCGCGTTGGCGCTCGTGATCGAGGCTGCAATGGGCTGCTTGATTTCGTGCGCCAACGCGGCGGCCAGTTCTCCCATCATGTTGACGCGGTTGATGTGCGCCAAATCAGCTTCCAGTTGCCGCAACTTTTCGCGCTCCTGCTCGGCATGCTTTCGTTCGGTTATATCCATCGTGACACCGACGTACTCCCCGGTTTCTCCAGCGGGATTGCGATGTCCTATGGTACGTAGGAATCGGATCTGGCCGTCGTCGGCACGACAAATGCGAAATTCGCGAATTTCGTAATCCATTCTTGTGCGGATTGCATTTTCAAGAGTTGCCCTCACCGCCGGCTCGTCTTCCGGGTGGAGAGTGGCCCAAAAGCTTTCGAGTGGAGTAGGACCTTGGCGTGGATCGAAGCCGTGTATGCGATATGTTTCTTCCGACAGATGAAAGTTTTGCCTGGTAGCGAAATTCGATGCCCAACTGCCGATGTGCGCCAGGCTTTGCGCCTCCGCGAGGTATGCTTGCTCCCGCCGCAACTCCCGCATTAATAACTCATTCTCTGTGACGTCAATCGTGGTGCCGACAAACCCTTTGAAAACTCCTTGTTCAAAGACGGGAACAGCCACGGCACGAACATAGCGCAGTTGCCCATCAGGTCGAATAATTCGCTCGATTAGGTCGTGTCCCTTGTGTTGCTCCAGCATGATTTTGATGGTTTCAGCCATGGAGGCTCGGTCTTGTGGATGGACGAGGGCTAGATACTGTTCGACAGTAGGCGCTCCGTTCTGCGGATCGAGGCCGTAGATTTTGTACAGCTCTTCGGACCAATAATGACCAGACTCGTCGAACGCCCAGCTCCCTATATGAGCGAGGCGCTGTCCTTCGCTCAGATAAAACTGGCTTCGCCGCAGGGCTTCCTCCGCTCGCTTGCGCTCAGTGATGTCCTGGGTGGTGCCGAACATTTGGTAAGGTCGTCCCGATGAGTCTCTTTTTAAATCAGCCAGGCTGTGTACGACGCGCATTTCCCCGCTGGGACGAAAAAGTCGGTGTTCACAGTCAGCGCGCGTTCCAGAACGAATGGCCCCTTCTGCTGTCCGAAAAACAGCCTCTCGATCATCAGGGTGGATCATTTCGCGCACCTTGTCTAAGTCGATGGGGCCTTCCTGTGGCGACAGCCCAAAGATGCGGTAGGTTTCGTCCGACCAGATTAGGTGATTCGTCTGAAGGTCCCACACCCAATAGCCAACGTGGGCGACGCGTTGGGCTTCTTCAAGCCATGTCTTGCTTTCTTGTAATTCGCGAGACAGCGCCTGGTGCTCTTCCTCGGCGCGCTTCCGGTCAGTAATGTCCTGAACCGTACCGAATATTTCATACGGCCGGCCGGATGCGTCTCTTTTCACAGTGCCGATACCCTGGACAGTACGCACTTCGCCGTCAGGACGAACAACACGATGCTCCGCCTCAGTGTGGATTCCGCTACGAATATCCTGCTCAACTGCCCTGAAAACACGCTCCCGATCGTCAGGGTGGATCATTTCGCGTACCTTGTCGAAGTCAACGGGACCTTCCTGTGGCGTCAACCCAAAAATGCGATAGCTTTCGTCCGACCAGATTACGCGACTCTCGATAAGGTTCCATTCGTAGTGCCCTATGTGGGCGACACGTTGAGCCTCTTCAAGCTTTGCTTTGCTTTTTTGTAAGTTGCGAGACAGGGCCTCGCGCTCTTCATCGGCGCGTTTGCGCTCCGTGATATCGGTAACTACGCCGATGTACTCGAGGTTGCCGGAGTCATCTCTTCCGGCATGCGCAACCGCGTGGACATACTTGATGACACCATCGGGAAGGAGAATTCGATGCTCGACATCCAAGTCCATGCCGTTCTGCGCGGCACGATCCGACAGCTCTCGCACGCGGACCAGGTCCTCGGGGTGAACTCTGTCGAAAACCAGATCGA encodes the following:
- a CDS encoding response regulator → MSIRRASRLVAIVDDDESFQRALQDLIESDGLYTLCFGSAEQFLHSNALQEAGCLIADVRMPGMSGLELQAKLKAERGRIPIIFITAHGDAKMRIHAMREGAVEFLAKPFDDAVLLEIVHGALERWRND
- a CDS encoding response regulator transcription factor encodes the protein MKSAAVPTVFIIDDDRGMRQAIQDLVESVGLRAQAFATGQEFLNNQRTSEPSCLILDVRLPQMSGLDFQRQLAETGVQIPIIFITAHGDIPMSVRALKSGAVEFLTKPFRDQDLLDAIQQALQGDIAARKQQAEIHNLQERYQSLTAREREVMTLVVTGLLNKQIASEIRASEGTVKIHRGHVMRKMRAESVVELLRMADKLKLSPRK
- a CDS encoding PAS domain-containing protein gives rise to the protein MMPTLTSLVILSLLVGLLSSRRRNRKLLVEASNVLQARGTERTNELEKANEHLKRAQAELQRRWQYLADAQRLSHSGTFGWKVSSGELVWSDETYRILGFTRETNPTLDLVFDRVHPEDLVRVRELSDRAAQNGMDLDVEHRILLPDGVIKYVHAVAHAGRDDSGNLEYIGVVTDITERKRADEEREALSRNLQKSKAKLEEAQRVAHIGHYEWNLIESRVIWSDESYRIFGLTPQEGPVDFDKVREMIHPDDRERVFRAVEQDIRSGIHTEAEHRVVRPDGEVRTVQGIGTVKRDASGRPYEIFGTVQDITDRKRAEEEHQALSRELQESKTWLEEAQRVAHVGYWVWDLQTNHLIWSDETYRIFGLSPQEGPIDLDKVREMIHPDDREAVFRTAEGAIRSGTRADCEHRLFRPSGEMRVVHSLADLKRDSSGRPYQMFGTTQDITERKRAEEALRRSQFYLSEGQRLAHIGSWAFDESGHYWSEELYKIYGLDPQNGAPTVEQYLALVHPQDRASMAETIKIMLEQHKGHDLIERIIRPDGQLRYVRAVAVPVFEQGVFKGFVGTTIDVTENELLMRELRREQAYLAEAQSLAHIGSWASNFATRQNFHLSEETYRIHGFDPRQGPTPLESFWATLHPEDEPAVRATLENAIRTRMDYEIREFRICRADDGQIRFLRTIGHRNPAGETGEYVGVTMDITERKHAEQEREKLRQLEADLAHINRVNMMGELAAALAHEIKQPIAASITSANALLRWLAHDPPDLERARAAATRIEQDGNRAADVINRLRSFYKKGIPPQREIVDVKEIIREMTVLLGDEALRHSVIIRCELDEDVPDILADRVQLQQVFMNLMLNAIEAMKDTGGELMIRSRPNPQRQLLISISDTGIGLPAENPERIFDAFQTTKPQGTGMGLAISRSIVESLGGRIWATANQGPGATFYFTLPVEAEAHA